One candidate division TA06 bacterium genomic region harbors:
- the pilO gene encoding type 4a pilus biogenesis protein PilO, whose translation MNIDIKDIKTQITIGLVVLSLAIAALFYFLTFKPSGERLSQRKVRLDSLEAGIRLLDAAVSESTKFNMELKNMGKKLRQAEKLLPDEKDIPSLLRQITQAGIKTGVRFTAFKPGALTASPAAKLSSVLTVDVSVTGSYSQLGDFMANLGTLSRIVIPAKLKVLPNNDKTRTVKADFVVKAFVFNKAGGVKSDAKDTDKPKRPGKS comes from the coding sequence ATGAACATAGATATCAAAGACATAAAAACCCAGATCACCATCGGGCTGGTGGTCTTAAGCCTGGCCATCGCCGCCCTGTTCTATTTTTTGACCTTCAAGCCTTCTGGCGAGAGATTAAGCCAGCGCAAGGTAAGGCTGGATTCGTTGGAGGCCGGGATCAGGCTTTTAGATGCGGCTGTCAGCGAGTCCACCAAGTTCAATATGGAATTGAAGAACATGGGCAAAAAGCTGCGCCAGGCCGAAAAACTTTTGCCGGACGAGAAGGACATTCCCAGCCTGCTGCGTCAGATCACCCAGGCCGGCATCAAAACCGGGGTCCGCTTCACCGCCTTCAAGCCCGGCGCCCTGACGGCATCGCCGGCGGCAAAGCTGTCTTCGGTGCTGACGGTGGATGTAAGCGTGACCGGCTCTTACAGCCAGTTGGGGGATTTTATGGCCAATCTGGGAACCTTGAGCCGGATAGTGATTCCCGCCAAGCTCAAGGTATTGCCCAATAACGATAAAACTAGAACAGTAAAAGCAGACTTTGTGGTAAAAGCTTTTGTATTTAACAAAGCAGGAGGCGTAAAATCAGATGCTAAAGATACAGACAAACCTAAGAGACCCGGCAAGTCTTAA
- a CDS encoding PilN domain-containing protein has product MIQINLIHDQKIARVAAVRPSGAGFKFALPRLPFNVGMVAAALLFVAVIAASIVAYTWQQTDVKITNGKIKRDSLKIDSLNILNVKVQELKKNKEEVEDKLNEVNLINQGRFYAARLIEVVNRCLPNYLWLTLLSEDAGKVIIEGSTFSNLIVVELMDNLKSSRCFSGIELTQTSKADIDGREMVKFSLTGNYKPEVFQPSPASAIPQDPRQPAKLTLSWSRVSQATNYIIHVSASDSFNNLIANQRLEDTTSFTVNSGLEEGKKYFWRVQAFNGYISAFSDWSNPMPLLIGGGKGNK; this is encoded by the coding sequence ATGATACAGATCAATCTGATCCACGACCAGAAAATAGCCCGGGTGGCCGCTGTCCGTCCCTCCGGCGCCGGCTTCAAATTCGCGCTGCCCCGGCTGCCGTTCAACGTAGGGATGGTGGCGGCCGCGTTGCTCTTCGTAGCGGTAATAGCGGCTTCAATAGTTGCCTATACCTGGCAGCAGACCGACGTCAAGATAACCAACGGCAAGATCAAACGCGACAGCCTGAAGATAGACAGTCTTAATATTCTCAACGTCAAGGTCCAGGAACTTAAGAAGAATAAAGAGGAGGTGGAGGATAAGCTCAACGAGGTCAACCTGATAAATCAGGGGCGGTTCTATGCGGCCCGTTTGATTGAAGTTGTCAACCGGTGCCTGCCTAACTATCTCTGGCTGACCCTTCTTTCCGAAGATGCCGGCAAAGTGATCATAGAGGGCTCCACTTTCTCCAATCTGATAGTGGTGGAGTTGATGGACAACCTCAAATCCTCGCGCTGCTTCAGCGGCATCGAACTGACCCAAACCTCCAAGGCGGACATCGATGGCCGGGAAATGGTAAAATTCAGTTTAACCGGAAATTATAAACCGGAAGTTTTCCAGCCATCCCCGGCAAGCGCCATCCCCCAGGATCCCCGGCAGCCCGCCAAACTGACTTTGAGCTGGAGCCGGGTCAGCCAGGCCACCAACTACATCATACACGTTTCAGCCAGCGATTCCTTCAACAATCTTATTGCCAACCAGCGGCTGGAAGATACCACCAGCTTCACCGTCAACTCGGGGCTGGAAGAGGGGAAAAAATATTTCTGGCGGGTGCAGGCCTTTAACGGCTATATCTCTGCCTTCTCCGACTGGTCCAACCCGATGCCGCTCTTGATTGGCGGAGGAAAGGGGAATAAATGA